A single window of Rana temporaria chromosome 1, aRanTem1.1, whole genome shotgun sequence DNA harbors:
- the LOC120937608 gene encoding uncharacterized mitochondrial protein AtMg00820-like yields MTTVEARIQEKTDIDQPISVTSEQTVEVSIDATSTEEQTQEGSDTKIRRSTRENKGKPPIRLSYKASTASINEPVKWEDISQLSEQEATKWIKAAEEELKSMHDTKTWTLTELPPGRKAIGCKWTFKVKYNADGTIERYKARLVAKGYSQKYGA; encoded by the coding sequence ATGACAACAGTAGAAGCAAGAATACAAGAGAAAACTGACATTGACCAGCCCATCTCTGTAACTTCTGAACAAACAGTTGAAGTGAGTATAGACGCAACCAGTACTGAAGAGCAGACACAAGAAGGCTCAGACACAAAAATTAGACGGTCAACAAGAGAAAACAAAGGTAAACCACCTATACGTCTCTCATACAAAGCAAGTACTGCCAGTATCAACGAACCTGTAAAATGGGAAGACATATCTCAACTTTCAGAACAAGAAGCAACTAAATGGATAAAGGCTGCTGAGGAAGAGCTCAAATCCATGCATGACACTAAAACATGGACACTTACAGAACTACCACCCGGAAGGAAAGCCATAGGCTGTAAATGGACTTTTAAAGTGAAATACAATGCAGATGGCACAATTGAACGATACAAAGCAAGACTAGTAGCCAAAGGCTATTCTcaaaaatatggggcc